In the Alteromonas sp. M12 genome, one interval contains:
- a CDS encoding FAD-dependent oxidoreductase: MAKNVYQFVDVERIDPPKKPIIMRKEDFGEIYQPLSQSQTEGQADRCLDCGNPYCEWKCPVHNYIPQWLKLANEGKILEAAELSHQTNSLPEVCGRVCPQDRLCEGACTLNDDFGAVTIGSIEKYITDTAFKMGWRPDMSGVIKTDKKVAIVGAGPAGLACADVLVRNGVTPVVYDKYEEIGGLLTFGIPSFKLEKDVIKLRREIFTNMGVEFILNTEIGKDIEFQQLMDDYDAVFLGMGTYNSMKGGFENEGVAGVYEALPFLIANINRVMGIEKQASDFIDMKGKKVVVLGGGDTTMDCVRTSIRQGASSVTCAYRRDEESMPGSRREVVNAKEEGVQFQFNLQPLDIAVDESGKACGVKLVKTEMGEPDAQGRRRPVVVEGSEHVLEADAVIIAFGFQPSPANWFADYGIILDEKGRVRAPAKGRYPFQTSNPKIFSGGDMVRGSDLVVTAIDEGRKAADGIMDYLGV; encoded by the coding sequence ATGGCTAAAAATGTATACCAATTTGTAGATGTAGAAAGAATTGATCCTCCGAAGAAGCCCATTATTATGCGCAAAGAGGACTTCGGTGAAATCTATCAACCACTTTCTCAATCTCAAACTGAAGGACAAGCAGATAGATGCTTGGACTGCGGTAACCCTTATTGTGAATGGAAATGTCCAGTTCATAACTATATCCCTCAATGGCTAAAACTAGCCAACGAAGGAAAAATTTTAGAAGCAGCAGAGCTTTCTCATCAGACTAACAGTTTACCGGAAGTCTGTGGTCGAGTTTGTCCACAAGACAGACTTTGTGAGGGTGCATGTACGTTAAACGACGATTTTGGCGCGGTAACTATCGGAAGTATTGAAAAATATATCACCGACACTGCGTTTAAAATGGGTTGGCGACCAGATATGTCAGGTGTGATTAAAACTGACAAAAAAGTTGCCATAGTCGGTGCCGGCCCCGCCGGACTTGCCTGTGCAGACGTACTTGTTCGTAACGGTGTAACACCGGTTGTTTATGACAAATATGAAGAAATCGGTGGACTATTAACCTTCGGAATTCCTTCATTCAAGCTGGAAAAAGACGTGATTAAATTACGTCGTGAAATATTTACCAATATGGGTGTTGAATTCATTTTAAACACTGAAATTGGCAAAGATATTGAATTTCAACAGTTAATGGACGACTACGACGCGGTATTCCTAGGAATGGGAACTTATAACTCCATGAAAGGTGGATTTGAGAACGAAGGTGTTGCGGGTGTGTACGAAGCTCTTCCGTTCCTAATTGCCAATATTAATCGAGTGATGGGGATTGAAAAACAAGCATCAGACTTCATCGACATGAAAGGTAAGAAGGTTGTAGTGTTAGGGGGTGGAGACACCACCATGGACTGCGTACGCACATCTATTCGTCAAGGCGCTAGCTCTGTTACTTGTGCATATCGCCGTGATGAAGAAAGTATGCCAGGCTCTCGCCGTGAAGTGGTTAACGCCAAAGAAGAAGGCGTGCAGTTCCAGTTTAATCTACAACCTTTGGATATCGCAGTAGACGAATCAGGCAAAGCCTGTGGTGTGAAGCTGGTGAAAACAGAAATGGGTGAACCCGATGCACAAGGGCGTAGACGTCCTGTTGTGGTTGAAGGTTCTGAACACGTATTAGAAGCCGATGCGGTTATTATTGCCTTTGGTTTCCAACCTAGTCCTGCCAATTGGTTTGCCGATTATGGCATTATATTGGATGAAAAAGGCCGTGTTCGTGCGCCCGCTAAAGGTCGCTACCCGTTCCAAACATCAAATCCAAAGATATTCTCTGGTGGTGATATGGTACGTGGTTCTGATTTGGTGGTTACCGCCATTGATGAAGGCCGTAAAGCAGCCGATGGCATCATGGATTATCTAGGTGTGTAA
- the gltB gene encoding glutamate synthase large subunit, producing the protein MSLYNPNDSKDNCGFGLIAHTEGEASHRLVTTAIEGLDRMQHRGGIAADGKTGDGCGLLLQKPDEFFNLIAAENGWKLGKKYGVGMIFLNQDTEKAQIARQTIEEELSKETLAVVGWREVPVDHSVLGDLAAQGVPKMEQVFVNAPPGWRKRDLERRLFMVRRRVEKRLVEDSDFYIACLSALVTIYKGLVMPKDLPNFYLDLADERLKSAICVFHQRFSTNTLPKWPLAQPFRFLAHNGEINTIRGNRDWAQARSKKFVTPLLPDLQDAAPFVNTEGSDSSSLDNMLELFLAGGMDLFRAMRLLVPPAYQNNSTMDDDLRAFYEFNSMHMEPWDGPAGIVMTNGRHVACNLDRNGLRPARYVLTKDGFITLASEIGIWDYKPEDVVEKGRVGPGEMLAVDTYTGKIWRSNEIDEELKTRHPYKEWIDQHIKHLKPIEECDASQIGKRAFDDDMMSTYHKLFNYSYEENQQIIKVLANDGQEAVGSMGDDTPMAVMSSKQRTVYDYFRQQFAQVTNPPIDSLRENHVMSLATCVGREQNVFSETSGYANRVLFNSPVLMYTDLKQLREYDSEYYYSEIIDLNYLPEEGLKKAIERICNEVEYLVKQKRAAFVILSDRNIKQNRLPIPAAMAVGAVQRRLIEKSLRCDANIIVETASARDPHHFAVLIGLGATAVYPFLAYETIEQMVEEGEIELTAMQATLNYRKGINKGLYKIMSKMGISTIASYRSSKLFEAIGINKEVTELCFKGIPSRIQGTGFEDFEQDQINLNRIAWLKRKPMSHGGLLKYVHGGEYHAYNPDVVTTLQVAVKSGRYEDYQAYSTLVNGRSPSHFRDLLELNPDTDPIDISEVESEDKLFPRFDTAAMSIGALSPEAHEALAIAMNRLGGQSNSGEGGEDPARFNTEKNSKIKQVASGRFGVTPHYLVNANVIQIKVAQGAKPGEGGQLPGDKVNNYIAELRFSVPGVTLISPPPHHDIYSIEDLAQLIFDLKQVNPKALISVKLVSEPGVGTIATGVAKAYADLITVSGYDGGTGASPLTSVKYAGSPFELGLAETQQALVENGLRHKVRVQTDGGLKTGLDVVKAGILGAESFGFGTGPMVALGCKYLRICHLNNCATGVATQDEKLRDNYFIGLPEMVMNYFKFIAQEVREIMASMGVAKFEDLVGRTELLKVIDGITARQRKLDLSPLLVKPKEGSHTKLFCSEDANAPLDEGLLNKQILAASQTAISKMSGANLSFSIRNTDRSVGALISGEIAKQHGNQGMHDDPIKVHLTGTAGQSFGVWNAGGLEMTLCGDANDYVGKGMTGGKLVIFPPRNITFDPHVSTIMGNTCLYGATGGKLFAAGKAGERFGVRNSGAIAVIEGAGDNGCEYMTGGIVAVLGSVGVNFGAGMTGGFAYLYDEFNDIEHRVNGELVDIMSIEEKGILSEHLRGLINQHYEETGSEHALMLLTNFAEQLQKFRLVKPKTSDVKNLLGHISRSTAELRIQAQ; encoded by the coding sequence ATGAGTTTGTATAACCCAAATGATTCAAAAGACAACTGTGGTTTTGGATTAATCGCCCACACTGAAGGTGAAGCTAGTCATAGACTGGTTACTACCGCAATTGAAGGCCTCGATCGCATGCAGCATCGTGGTGGTATTGCTGCGGATGGTAAAACCGGAGATGGTTGTGGATTGTTGTTGCAAAAACCAGATGAATTTTTCAATCTGATTGCAGCAGAAAATGGTTGGAAATTAGGCAAAAAGTATGGCGTAGGAATGATCTTCCTAAACCAAGATACAGAAAAAGCACAGATTGCTCGCCAAACAATAGAAGAAGAATTGTCCAAAGAAACCTTAGCAGTGGTAGGTTGGCGAGAAGTGCCAGTTGACCATTCGGTTTTAGGTGACCTTGCAGCCCAAGGTGTACCAAAAATGGAGCAAGTATTCGTCAATGCTCCTCCAGGATGGCGTAAAAGAGATTTAGAACGCCGCTTATTCATGGTTCGAAGACGGGTTGAAAAAAGATTAGTCGAAGACAGCGATTTTTACATTGCCTGTTTATCTGCACTAGTAACTATATATAAAGGCTTGGTAATGCCGAAAGATTTGCCAAACTTTTATTTGGATCTTGCCGATGAACGCTTAAAGTCCGCCATTTGTGTATTCCATCAACGTTTTTCTACGAATACATTACCTAAATGGCCGTTAGCGCAACCTTTCAGATTTTTAGCACATAACGGTGAAATCAATACCATTCGTGGTAATAGAGACTGGGCACAAGCTCGTTCGAAAAAGTTTGTAACACCGCTATTGCCTGATCTCCAAGATGCAGCTCCTTTTGTAAACACTGAAGGGTCAGACTCATCTTCGTTAGACAATATGCTGGAATTGTTTTTAGCCGGTGGTATGGATTTGTTTAGAGCCATGCGTTTGCTTGTTCCACCAGCATATCAAAATAACAGCACCATGGACGACGATCTTCGTGCGTTCTATGAGTTTAACTCAATGCACATGGAACCATGGGACGGCCCTGCTGGTATCGTTATGACCAATGGTCGCCATGTGGCCTGTAACCTCGATAGAAATGGTTTACGTCCTGCCCGTTATGTATTAACCAAAGACGGCTTTATTACCCTTGCCTCAGAAATTGGTATTTGGGATTACAAGCCTGAAGATGTGGTTGAAAAAGGTCGTGTTGGACCGGGCGAAATGCTTGCTGTTGACACATACACAGGTAAGATTTGGCGCTCCAACGAAATTGATGAAGAATTAAAAACTCGCCATCCTTATAAAGAGTGGATTGATCAACACATCAAACACCTCAAGCCGATTGAAGAGTGTGACGCCAGCCAAATTGGTAAACGTGCCTTTGATGACGACATGATGAGCACCTATCACAAGCTGTTCAATTACAGCTACGAAGAAAATCAGCAAATCATTAAAGTGCTTGCCAATGATGGACAAGAAGCGGTTGGCTCTATGGGTGACGATACGCCTATGGCTGTTATGTCATCGAAACAGCGCACTGTATATGACTACTTCCGTCAGCAATTTGCTCAAGTAACTAATCCACCAATTGATTCATTACGGGAAAATCACGTAATGTCGTTGGCGACCTGTGTCGGTCGTGAACAGAACGTCTTTAGTGAAACATCGGGATATGCGAATCGAGTATTATTTAACTCACCGGTATTAATGTATACCGATCTGAAACAGCTGCGCGAATACGATTCTGAATATTATTATTCCGAGATTATCGATTTGAATTACCTTCCTGAAGAAGGACTCAAAAAGGCAATTGAGCGCATTTGTAATGAAGTCGAATACCTAGTTAAACAGAAACGTGCTGCGTTTGTAATATTATCAGACCGTAATATTAAGCAAAACAGATTGCCTATCCCAGCAGCTATGGCTGTTGGTGCAGTGCAGCGCCGTTTGATTGAAAAATCACTTCGTTGTGATGCCAACATAATAGTAGAAACCGCTTCAGCTCGTGACCCTCACCATTTCGCAGTGTTGATTGGTCTTGGCGCAACGGCTGTTTACCCATTCTTAGCCTATGAAACCATTGAACAAATGGTAGAAGAAGGTGAAATTGAACTGACCGCAATGCAAGCCACATTGAATTACCGTAAGGGTATCAATAAAGGTCTGTATAAAATCATGTCTAAAATGGGTATCAGTACTATCGCTAGTTACCGTAGCTCAAAATTATTTGAAGCTATCGGTATTAACAAAGAAGTCACTGAGCTATGTTTCAAAGGAATCCCAAGCCGAATACAGGGCACTGGATTTGAAGACTTTGAACAAGATCAAATTAATTTGAATCGAATTGCTTGGTTGAAGCGCAAGCCAATGTCTCACGGTGGGCTATTAAAATACGTACACGGTGGCGAATACCATGCCTATAACCCAGATGTAGTTACCACTTTGCAGGTAGCGGTTAAGTCAGGCCGTTATGAAGATTACCAAGCTTATTCTACGTTAGTAAATGGACGTTCACCGTCACATTTTCGTGACTTACTTGAACTGAATCCAGATACGGATCCTATTGACATCAGTGAAGTGGAGTCGGAGGATAAGTTATTCCCGCGTTTCGATACGGCAGCGATGTCGATTGGTGCACTTAGCCCTGAAGCACATGAAGCACTGGCTATCGCCATGAACCGTCTAGGCGGACAGTCCAACTCTGGTGAGGGTGGCGAAGATCCGGCGCGTTTTAACACCGAGAAAAATTCGAAAATCAAACAAGTGGCTTCAGGTCGCTTTGGTGTAACACCACATTATTTGGTCAACGCTAATGTTATCCAAATCAAAGTTGCACAAGGTGCTAAGCCCGGTGAAGGTGGTCAGCTTCCTGGTGATAAAGTAAATAATTACATTGCAGAGCTGAGATTCTCAGTACCAGGTGTAACACTAATATCACCACCTCCGCACCACGATATCTATTCAATTGAAGATTTAGCGCAGCTTATATTTGACTTAAAACAAGTTAATCCTAAAGCGCTTATCTCTGTGAAATTAGTTTCCGAGCCAGGGGTTGGAACTATTGCAACGGGTGTTGCTAAAGCTTATGCCGATTTAATTACAGTATCAGGTTACGACGGCGGTACAGGTGCGAGTCCGTTAACCTCAGTAAAATATGCAGGTAGCCCATTTGAACTTGGTCTTGCAGAAACTCAGCAAGCATTAGTAGAAAATGGTTTGCGTCATAAAGTTCGAGTGCAAACTGATGGCGGTCTTAAAACCGGATTAGATGTGGTTAAAGCGGGTATTTTAGGTGCCGAAAGTTTCGGTTTCGGAACGGGTCCTATGGTTGCTTTAGGCTGTAAATATTTACGTATTTGTCATCTGAATAATTGTGCAACAGGTGTTGCAACTCAAGATGAAAAACTGCGGGATAACTACTTTATTGGTTTGCCTGAAATGGTGATGAACTACTTCAAGTTTATTGCGCAAGAAGTACGTGAAATCATGGCCTCTATGGGAGTGGCTAAGTTCGAAGACTTAGTTGGCCGCACAGAGCTATTAAAAGTGATTGATGGTATTACGGCACGGCAGAGAAAACTCGATTTGAGTCCATTATTAGTGAAACCCAAAGAAGGCTCACATACTAAGCTGTTTTGTTCAGAGGACGCTAATGCACCCTTGGATGAAGGTTTATTAAACAAACAAATTTTAGCCGCATCACAAACTGCGATTAGCAAGATGTCTGGCGCGAACTTGTCGTTTTCAATTCGCAACACAGATCGTTCAGTGGGCGCACTTATCTCTGGTGAGATTGCTAAACAGCATGGAAACCAGGGGATGCATGATGACCCAATCAAAGTGCACCTCACAGGTACCGCTGGCCAAAGTTTCGGTGTGTGGAACGCAGGCGGCTTAGAAATGACTCTTTGCGGCGATGCTAACGATTATGTGGGTAAAGGCATGACGGGTGGTAAATTGGTTATTTTCCCACCTCGCAACATTACTTTTGACCCTCATGTCAGCACTATCATGGGCAACACCTGTCTATACGGCGCTACAGGCGGCAAGTTGTTTGCAGCAGGTAAAGCCGGTGAGCGTTTTGGTGTGCGTAATTCGGGAGCCATAGCAGTAATAGAAGGCGCGGGTGACAATGGTTGTGAATATATGACCGGCGGCATAGTAGCGGTTCTAGGAAGTGTAGGCGTGAACTTTGGCGCAGGTATGACCGGTGGTTTTGCGTATTTATACGATGAATTCAACGACATCGAACACCGCGTTAATGGTGAACTTGTAGATATAATGTCAATTGAAGAAAAGGGCATATTATCTGAGCATTTACGTGGTTTGATTAACCAACACTACGAAGAAACGGGTAGCGAGCATGCGCTTATGTTATTAACTAATTTTGCCGAGCAATTGCAGAAATTTAGATTAGTAAAACCTAAGACTAGCGACGTGAAAAATCTGCTAGGCCACATAAGTCGGTCAACAGCAGAATTACGTATTCAGGCTCAGTAG
- a CDS encoding VCBS repeat-containing protein, with product MLLSCRSSFLLISFLALSACGGGGGGDGGNSSNSGGGGGPTNNTPTPTQVIANATDYSATELKSAATELMGSRYIGQKNVASINLDVAQRAFKYLFDDDATETPFIADDNFTDQMDGNGNIDITFACDYQGTAKYKGKLNSAYQGNLAITYTNCNDVDNGFPITGSIALSIQTLTETEVDITYYFDNLGWTFDEQSIKLTGYSDFYSSQYDNDQNYSLENHQHVLFIIDDQQLLLDAQLEVVTVDYQDSFDLTGELFIGEEGKIAFSLEDAVGTPPFLSSGSVLLEADKLVAFDFGSDLSSNFIRYLEDTDSDGTYDIGTYFSNVSELLYGSVTAKTLVSVEMMSIPPTVDRPYLNNYDEITTTTAINLSPGFYNDPDNSSEDLTLSYRWYINNILVSEQTADTFPPYLAVYGDIVKAAMVVSDGVNSIEGVGIEIYIQDAPAELRVSDVPENIRAGDVVKFNVTAYDPDLGVDEAAANLLVGPEGAVIDTAGQVTWHVPSDFSFSQQFYDFTFSLPNDDETTPEGIVVPIEVSAEVDMPLARSGITVPTNSKSIQIADFDGDTKNEILSTDNLYSLFLLEFNEQKYQQKWVYPYKLPTDGRIVQVLKANLDDDAQQEIVVITEQGVSVINGLDQQASILFETTDYLHFASVIDIDGDGTLEIAFLSAQSTYSDTVQLHVVSLNNPDVTLFTTNLDSAKQIEFANVDADSNLELVTNNGRVYDAITWQNQWLNSTKFGDSHLTTGDFDGDGIAEIAGADNWGNISLYSAVDKTQLYSFDNFNTCTLLSEDLNNDGIDELVVGDCQWGNITVYNLIDNDLSKLWEVDSQDHGSSSLVSGDSDNDGQLELHWGTGITHSGQNIFVVADIDGESLTVKDTSGAVQLDYFSSAGWSNIEDNDEKAVFFVPSTSNGYGGGRVLSLHESGEFLLSDEISSNWSNNRYAVTTDFNNDGFGDIFLPSTELYDGALSVIQLSDYSTIWQIAGDYNSDIGIIRAKDLNDDGFDDAVYVDGQALKAVDVQNQSIIANYTFDHSIRDFVATSINDTGVVLVSFGDKMSFLTTNGSFFSEQSFIDESCMRIELFNFDSDEELELACLQAEQYSSYSQTLVVYELNDNRFTEVARNKVDSEVYDLAIDPTSETNQDIFVTTSKRINNNIFPEEYLYQIKKLSSQGKIRWSSPGLIGQPSSHGLKVRLGTDQKLEFMLSTSQMMYWIK from the coding sequence ATGCTGCTATCGTGTCGCTCGTCTTTTTTGTTGATTAGCTTTTTAGCTCTGTCCGCCTGTGGTGGTGGCGGAGGTGGAGATGGGGGCAATTCTTCCAACTCTGGAGGAGGAGGTGGACCCACTAATAATACGCCCACACCTACCCAAGTTATTGCTAATGCGACAGATTATTCAGCAACTGAATTAAAAAGTGCTGCTACCGAGTTAATGGGCTCTCGATATATCGGCCAAAAAAACGTTGCAAGTATCAACCTTGACGTTGCCCAACGGGCTTTTAAGTACTTATTTGATGATGATGCCACTGAAACTCCGTTCATTGCTGATGATAATTTCACGGATCAAATGGATGGCAACGGCAATATTGATATTACATTTGCCTGTGATTACCAAGGTACAGCTAAGTATAAAGGAAAATTGAATAGTGCTTATCAAGGGAACTTGGCCATTACCTATACTAATTGTAATGACGTTGATAATGGTTTTCCAATTACCGGTAGTATTGCTTTAAGTATTCAAACATTGACCGAAACAGAGGTCGATATAACCTATTACTTCGATAATTTAGGTTGGACTTTTGATGAGCAATCTATCAAGTTAACCGGGTATTCAGATTTTTACTCTTCGCAATATGATAATGACCAAAATTACAGCCTAGAAAATCATCAACATGTCCTGTTTATTATCGATGACCAGCAATTATTACTGGATGCTCAATTAGAAGTTGTCACTGTCGACTACCAAGATTCATTTGATTTAACCGGGGAACTATTCATAGGTGAAGAAGGTAAAATAGCATTTAGTTTGGAAGACGCTGTCGGCACCCCACCTTTTCTTAGTTCTGGCAGCGTATTGCTAGAAGCCGACAAGTTGGTTGCCTTCGACTTTGGTTCAGACCTGAGCAGCAATTTTATTCGTTATTTGGAAGATACTGATTCTGACGGTACTTACGATATTGGTACTTATTTTAGTAATGTCAGCGAATTGTTGTACGGGTCAGTCACTGCTAAAACATTAGTCTCAGTGGAGATGATGTCAATTCCTCCCACTGTAGATAGACCTTATCTGAATAATTACGACGAAATAACCACGACTACTGCAATTAACCTTTCTCCGGGATTTTACAATGATCCAGACAATAGCAGCGAGGATTTAACGCTTAGTTACCGTTGGTACATCAATAACATTCTCGTCAGTGAGCAAACCGCTGACACCTTCCCTCCATATCTAGCTGTTTATGGTGATATCGTTAAAGCTGCGATGGTTGTCTCGGACGGAGTCAATAGCATCGAAGGCGTGGGAATAGAAATTTACATTCAAGATGCTCCAGCTGAATTGCGCGTAAGTGACGTGCCGGAAAATATTCGAGCAGGTGATGTGGTGAAATTTAACGTTACCGCATATGACCCTGATCTAGGTGTTGATGAAGCTGCGGCTAACCTACTTGTTGGTCCTGAAGGTGCGGTTATTGATACCGCTGGACAGGTCACTTGGCATGTCCCTAGCGATTTCTCATTCTCACAACAATTTTATGATTTTACTTTCTCACTGCCGAATGATGACGAGACAACGCCCGAAGGGATAGTTGTGCCAATTGAAGTGTCGGCCGAGGTAGATATGCCGTTAGCTCGTTCAGGCATAACCGTCCCCACTAATAGTAAATCCATACAAATAGCCGACTTTGATGGCGACACCAAAAATGAAATTCTATCAACTGATAATCTTTATAGCCTTTTCTTGCTTGAATTTAATGAACAAAAATATCAACAAAAATGGGTATACCCCTATAAGTTGCCTACTGATGGACGAATTGTCCAGGTGCTTAAAGCAAATTTGGATGATGATGCCCAACAAGAAATTGTTGTTATTACTGAACAAGGGGTGAGCGTAATTAATGGGCTCGATCAGCAGGCTAGCATTTTGTTTGAAACAACTGACTACCTGCATTTTGCGTCGGTAATTGATATCGATGGTGACGGAACGCTAGAAATCGCATTTCTTAGTGCACAAAGTACTTATTCAGATACAGTTCAATTGCATGTGGTGTCGTTAAATAATCCTGATGTCACACTTTTCACTACTAATTTGGACTCTGCAAAACAAATTGAATTTGCCAACGTCGACGCTGACAGTAATTTGGAGTTAGTGACAAATAACGGCCGTGTTTATGATGCAATTACTTGGCAAAATCAGTGGCTAAACAGCACTAAATTCGGAGATAGTCATCTTACCACCGGTGATTTTGACGGCGATGGTATTGCTGAAATTGCTGGCGCGGATAACTGGGGGAATATAAGTCTGTATTCGGCGGTAGATAAAACTCAGTTGTATAGCTTTGACAACTTTAATACCTGCACTTTATTAAGTGAAGATTTAAACAATGATGGGATAGATGAGCTTGTTGTTGGTGATTGCCAATGGGGCAATATTACGGTTTACAATTTGATCGATAATGACCTCTCTAAATTGTGGGAAGTTGATTCCCAAGATCATGGCTCTAGCTCTCTTGTCAGTGGTGATTCTGACAACGATGGACAGCTAGAACTGCACTGGGGAACAGGTATTACCCACTCAGGACAGAACATCTTTGTAGTAGCGGATATTGATGGAGAGAGCCTTACCGTTAAAGACACTTCCGGTGCAGTGCAGTTGGATTACTTTAGCAGTGCTGGCTGGTCGAATATTGAAGATAATGATGAAAAAGCGGTGTTTTTCGTACCATCAACGTCGAATGGTTATGGTGGAGGACGTGTTTTGTCTTTGCATGAAAGCGGCGAGTTTTTGTTGAGTGACGAGATTTCTTCTAATTGGAGTAATAATCGTTATGCGGTTACTACTGACTTTAATAACGATGGTTTTGGTGACATATTTTTACCAAGCACCGAGTTATACGATGGCGCACTCTCTGTTATTCAACTTTCTGATTACAGCACTATCTGGCAGATAGCCGGTGATTACAATTCTGATATTGGTATCATTCGCGCTAAAGATCTAAATGACGATGGGTTTGACGATGCTGTGTACGTCGATGGGCAAGCTTTGAAAGCGGTAGATGTGCAAAATCAATCGATAATAGCGAATTATACATTTGATCATTCTATTCGGGACTTCGTTGCTACTAGCATTAATGATACAGGGGTAGTCCTAGTTTCATTTGGTGACAAGATGTCGTTTCTAACAACCAATGGTAGCTTCTTTTCAGAGCAGTCTTTCATTGACGAATCTTGTATGAGAATAGAATTGTTCAATTTTGATAGTGATGAAGAATTGGAACTGGCATGTTTGCAAGCAGAACAATATTCATCCTATTCTCAAACTTTAGTGGTGTATGAGTTAAACGATAATAGGTTTACAGAAGTTGCCCGTAATAAAGTCGATAGTGAAGTTTATGATCTTGCGATAGACCCAACCTCAGAGACAAACCAGGATATATTTGTCACAACATCTAAACGAATAAATAATAATATTTTTCCAGAGGAATATCTGTATCAGATTAAAAAGCTATCGTCACAAGGAAAAATTCGGTGGAGTAGTCCTGGGTTAATCGGACAACCTAGTTCACATGGTTTAAAGGTGCGCTTAGGCACAGATCAGAAACTAGAGTTTATGCTGTCCACTTCGCAAATGATGTATTGGATAAAATAA
- a CDS encoding DsbA family oxidoreductase → MQIDIVSDVSCPWCIIGYKALSQAIENLATEITVNIDWQPFELNPQMPPEGQEIGEHITQKYGISMEQAEQNREAIKQRGLDVGYEFGNRGGGRIFNTFDAHRLLHWAQEYGKQTELKLALFDLYFKQSGNPSDHQQLLEVAEQVGLDREKASAILNSDKFEQDVRTAQAHYQQAGIHSVPAVIVNNKHLISGGQPVDVFEQALRQIAKEE, encoded by the coding sequence TAGACATAGTCTCAGACGTATCATGCCCTTGGTGCATTATAGGTTATAAAGCACTTTCCCAAGCGATTGAAAATCTAGCAACAGAGATAACCGTTAATATTGATTGGCAGCCATTTGAACTTAATCCGCAAATGCCGCCAGAAGGTCAGGAAATTGGTGAGCATATCACCCAAAAATATGGCATCAGTATGGAGCAGGCAGAGCAAAATCGAGAAGCCATTAAACAACGAGGTCTCGATGTGGGTTATGAGTTCGGCAATCGGGGAGGGGGACGTATCTTCAATACCTTTGACGCTCATCGTTTACTCCATTGGGCGCAAGAGTACGGAAAACAAACAGAATTAAAACTAGCGCTGTTCGATCTGTACTTCAAACAATCAGGTAATCCAAGTGACCATCAACAATTGTTAGAGGTGGCTGAACAAGTTGGTTTAGATCGTGAAAAAGCATCGGCAATTTTAAATAGCGATAAGTTCGAACAAGATGTTAGAACGGCTCAAGCCCACTACCAGCAAGCCGGTATACATTCGGTGCCCGCCGTCATCGTTAATAATAAACACCTTATTAGTGGCGGCCAACCAGTGGATGTGTTTGAACAAGCACTGAGACAAATTGCTAAGGAAGAATAG